GCTGCCCGAACTCCGTGAGGTCCTGATCTCAATTCGTGATCAGCGGTCAGGCGGAGACAGCGAGACGGAAACGTCTGCACGCACGATGTCGTATGAGCTGCGCAAGAGTATCGATCATGCTGACAGTCTCGGAAAATGCGATGCGGTAACCGCAAAAGCTCTTGTCGGTGAGTTGAGCAAACTTGAGAAGATCAGACCGGAGATTGCATGCCGGATTGTCAACATCATGCCAGAAAGCCGTGATGAACTCCGCGCAATCTATGCAAAGGAGCGGTACACGCTTCTTCCGGAAGATTTGGATCAGATTCTTGACATTCTCCGCCAGCATGCGTGAGAGGTGGAAACCATGCCTCCAAAAACCGAGAGAACCGATAAGAAGGAAGTCGAAGCTGTCGTTTTAGATTTTCTCCAGTGGGGATATGCCGACGATAAGCGCCCGTTAAACCAGCGCGAGCCGATCATCCTCGCAGTCGGTACTGATCAGTTTAAACTGCTTGAGCTGATTCCCAAACGCAATCTCGCAATCAATCTGCACGACAAAGTCTACATCGGAGACGGCGAGCGAAAGGTGGTTGAGCGGGTGAAGCGCAGGGTATCCTACGCTGAACTGTCCAACACCGCGAAAGGCGAGGTTGAGCCGGTAATTGCAGAGATCATTGCGGAAAATGAACCGCGGTTCATTAAGTTTTACAATGAAGCGGTGCCGATCAGTCTGAAGCTGCATATGCTGAACCTTCTTCCCGGCTTTGGGAAAAAGACGCTGACCGACACGCTGACCGAGCGGCAGAAAAAACCCTTTGAGAGCTTTGATGATATCCGGTCGCGCGTCAAGACGCTGCAGAAGCCTGAGAAGTTCATTCTTGAACGGATCATGCTGGAGCTGGAAAATCCTGACGAGAAGTATCATCTGTTTACTTCAAAATGAAGGCTCCCAAAGATCAACATTTTTTGGTTGATGCAGAGGCTGTTGCATTGATCGCCGAAACAGTTCCGATATCGGGAAGAAAAGTTCTCGAGATTGGACCGGGCGGCGGTGTGCTAACAGATGCTCTGCTTTCACGCGGGGCAGTGGTTCGTGCGGTTGAGCTGGACGGAACTCTTCTCCCGAATCTTGAACAACGTTTTTCTGATCAGCTGGCATCCGGTCAGCTGGAGATCATCCGCGGCGACGCATCCAAAGTGCCGCTGCCTGAGTTTGAGATAGTGGTTGCAAATCTGCCGTACTCGATCTCGTCGAAGATAACCTTCAGGCTGCTTGAGGCAGGGTTCGAGTCGGCTGTGCTGATGTACCAGCTGGAGTTCGGCGAGCGGATGATTGCTCCGCCGGGTGACGGCGAGTACGGAAGGCTTTCGGTGATGACCCAGACGTTTGCGGATGTGGAGATGGTCCTGAGACTTCCGCCGGAAGCGTTCTCGCCGCCGCCTGAGGTCTGGTCGATTGTGGTGAAGATTACGCCGCGGGATCCTCCGATGCCGATCGCAGACCGCGAGGTGCATGCAGTCCTTGTAAGAGAGTTGTTCTCCCACCGGAGAAAAACGATCCGAAACGGCCTGAAAGGAATGAAAAGCATCTATGATGATGCAGCCCTCTCGCTTATTGATGCGCTGCCCAAGGAGTTGCTCGACAAGCGGCCGGAGATGCTGTCGATTGTTGATTTTATTGATCTCTCCAACCGCCTCGCTCTTTTGATACGATGATCATTGATACGAACCAGATCTATTTTCCTGCTGAAGACACGTTTCTTCTGATGCATGCCGCACTGCGTGAGGTGAAGCCCGAGGATCGTGTTCTTGAAGTGGGGACAGGTTCAGGAGCAGTTGCAAAAGCGATGATGGATGTTGCACCACAAACGGTCGCAACAGAGATCAATCCCCATGCCGCTCAGTACGCGGGCGAACAGGGTGTGAATGTCGTCAGGGGAAATCTTTTGGATCCTCTCTCGGGA
This Methanorbis rubei DNA region includes the following protein-coding sequences:
- a CDS encoding RNA polymerase Rpb4 family protein; protein product: MKVKKVISEEMMSLPELREVLISIRDQRSGGDSETETSARTMSYELRKSIDHADSLGKCDAVTAKALVGELSKLEKIRPEIACRIVNIMPESRDELRAIYAKERYTLLPEDLDQILDILRQHA
- a CDS encoding DUF655 domain-containing protein: MPPKTERTDKKEVEAVVLDFLQWGYADDKRPLNQREPIILAVGTDQFKLLELIPKRNLAINLHDKVYIGDGERKVVERVKRRVSYAELSNTAKGEVEPVIAEIIAENEPRFIKFYNEAVPISLKLHMLNLLPGFGKKTLTDTLTERQKKPFESFDDIRSRVKTLQKPEKFILERIMLELENPDEKYHLFTSK
- the rsmA gene encoding 16S rRNA (adenine(1518)-N(6)/adenine(1519)-N(6))-dimethyltransferase RsmA, with protein sequence MKAPKDQHFLVDAEAVALIAETVPISGRKVLEIGPGGGVLTDALLSRGAVVRAVELDGTLLPNLEQRFSDQLASGQLEIIRGDASKVPLPEFEIVVANLPYSISSKITFRLLEAGFESAVLMYQLEFGERMIAPPGDGEYGRLSVMTQTFADVEMVLRLPPEAFSPPPEVWSIVVKITPRDPPMPIADREVHAVLVRELFSHRRKTIRNGLKGMKSIYDDAALSLIDALPKELLDKRPEMLSIVDFIDLSNRLALLIR